CGGGTGTCCGGGTGGTCGGCCGCGCCGAAGCGCAGCGGGTCCATCACGGCGACCGGGCGGGCGCCCATCGCCAGGATGTCGCGCACGATGCCGCCGATGCCGGTGGCCGCGCCCTGGTAGGGCTCGATGTACGACGGGTGGTTGTGCGACTCGACCTTGAAGGTGACCGCGTAGCCCTGGCCGACGTCCACGACGCCGGCGTTCTCGCCGATGCCGACCAGCATCGCGTCGTTCTCCGGGGCCTTCTCGCCGAACTGCTTGAGGTGGACCTTGGAGCTCTTGTACGAGCAGTGCTCCGACCACATCACCGAGTACATGGCGAGTTCGGCACCGGTCGGGCGGCGGCCCAGGATCTCCCGGATTCGCGCGTACTCGTCCTGCTTGAGGCCGAGTTCGGCCCAGGGCTGGTCCGCGTCCGGGGTCTGTTCGGCGTTCTTTACCGTGTCGAGGCTCATCAGGCGTTCACCAGCTGCTTCAGGACGGAAGTGAAGAAGCCCAGGCCCTCGGTGGTCGGGCCGGTGAGCGGCTCCACGGCGTGCTCCGGGTGCGGCATCAGGCCGACGACATTGCCGGCCGCGTTGGTGATGCCGGCGATGTCGCGGTACGAACCGTTCGGGTTGACGTCCAGGTAACGGGCCACGATCCGGCCCTCCGCCTCCAGTTCGTCGAGGACGTGCCCGTCGGCGACGAACCGGCCCTCGCCGTTCTTCAGCGGAACGACGATTTCCTGGCCGGCCGAGTAATCCCGGGTCCAGGCGGTGTCGGCGTTCTCGATGCGGAGCTTCTGGTCGCGGCAGATGAAGTGCAGCGAGTCGTTCCGGGTGAGCGCGCCGGGCAGCAGGTGCGATTCGCACAGCACCTGGAAGCCGTTGCAGATACCGAGGACCGGCATTCCGAGCTTCGCCTGCTCGATGACGGTGTCCATCACCGGCGAGAAGCGGGAGATGGCACCGCAGCGCAGATAGTCGCCGTAGGAGAATCCGCCGGGCAGGACGACGGCGTCGACCTGGTGGAGATCCTTGTCACGGTGCCAGAGGGCGACCGGCTCGGCGCCGGCCAGCCGGACCGCGCGCTGGGCGTCGCGGTCGTCGAGGGAGCCGGGGAAAGTGACGACGCCGATACGGGTGGTCACTTGGCGTCCCCGTCCTCGATCCGGACGGTGAAGTCCTCGATCACGGTGTTGGCGAGGAAGGTCTCGGCGGCCTCGCGGATGCGGGCGAGCGCGGCGTCGTCGACCGGCCCCTCCAGCTCCAACTCGAAACGCTTGCCCTGGCGGACGTCGGCGATCCCGGCGAACCCGAGACGCGGCAGTGCACGCTGCACCGCCTGGCCCTGGGGGTCGAGGATCTCCGGCTTGAGCATGACGTCGACTACGACGCGTGCCACTGGCACTCCCGGTGGTGATTGCGTGAAGGCGGGGGAACTCCAGACTACCTGGGCTGCGGGGCCCTCTTGCGGGCCACCAGCGGCAACGCGCGTAGACCAACACCCCTTACGCCCCAAGGGCAACCGGCCCCGGGCGGCTCCGGCGCGCACCCGATTTCGCCGGTTTAATCCCGTCTCCGGCGGGCGGGTATCCGCTCCGGAGGGAAGCACGTGAATATCCAGAAAAAAGGAATCCCCAACTCTACGATTTCACCGGCCTTCGGGTGCAGAATAGGGCGACCGGCAGCCGAACGCGCCGCATCTCGGCGCGGGCTCCCCTGCCCGCCGGCGGATGCCGCGATCCCGGCCCAGCGGACCGGCGGGGCATCCGAGACCCCCGACGGCCGAATTGCCCGAGAGGATTGACACCCATGGCTCAGCGTGTAGTCGTCACGCTCTCCGACGATCTGGACGGCGGCACCGCCGCGGAAACCGTTCACTTCGGCGTGGACGGGAAGTCGTACGAGATCGACCTGTCCGCCGACAACGCGGAAAAGCTGCGTGAGGCCCTCGCCCCGTTCGTCGCCGCCGGTCGCCGGCAGAGCCGGAGCGGAAAGTCCTTCCGCCGCACCGCGCTCACCCCGGACCCGGCCGCCGTGCGCGCCTGGGCCCAGTCGAACGGGCACGAGCTGCCCGCCCGCGGCCGCATCCCGAAGCACGTCTACGAGGCGTTCGCCGAGAGCAACTGACCGTCGCCACGGGCCCGTTCCGGGCCCGCCGGCCTTCCCCGGCCGCACCGCCGGGGAAGGGTGGGGCGAGCAGGCCGATTGATGTTGTAGAGTATTTCTCGTCGCCGCAACCGGGGGAACCCGAGCGGGGCGGCCGGTGCCCAGGCACCGTGCGGACGTGGCTCAGTTGGTAGAGCATCACCTTGCCAAGGTGAGGGTCGCGAGTTCGAATCTCGTCGTCCGCTCGCAGTCAGCGTGAACAGACTGGTGCAGTAACGTGCGGTACAACTCCATATCCTGCGGACGTGGCTCAGTTGGTAGAGCATCACCTTGCCAAGGTGAGGGTCGCGAGTTCGAATCTCGTCGTCCGCTCCGGTTCCGAAGGCCCCCCTCCACCGAGGGGGGCCTTCGGCGTTCCCAGCCCGCTCCCGCTCCCGCTCCCGTCCCCGTCCCCGTCCCCGTCCCCGTCCCCGTCCCCGTCCCCGCTCTCGCTCTCGCTCTCGCTCTCGCGGGCACCCTGACATTTGTCACCGCCGACCCGTGCGGACGCACCGGCGCGCGGTGACGGCCCGCACTACTGCCCGGCCCCGGCCGCCGGGAGGCTGGAGCCATGACCGACACCAGCCGTTCCCGCCCCGCCGTCGAGGCCCGCGGGCTGCACCGCCGCTACGGACCGTCCGGCCCGGCCGGGTTCGAGGCCGTCCGCGGCCTGGACCTCGACGTCGCCCCCGGCGAGCTGTTCGCCCTGCTGGGCACCAACGGCGCGGGCAAGACCTCCACCCTGGAGGTGCTGGAGGGCCTGGCCGCGCCCAGCGGCGGCGAGGTCCGGGTGCTCGGCCTGGACCCGCTGCGCGAGCGGGCCGCGCTGCGCCCGCGGATCGGCGTCATGCTCCAGGAGGGCGGCTTCCCCGGCGAACTGACCGTCGCCGAGACCGGCCGCTGCTGGGCCGGGCTGACCACCGGCGCCCGCGCCGTCGACGAGGCGCTCGACCTGGTCGGCCTGCTGCCCCGGCGCGCGGTGCGGGTCAAGCAGCTGTCCGGCGGCGAGCGCCGCCGACTGGACCTGGCGACGGCCCTGCTCGGCCGCCCCGAGGTGCTGTTCCTGGACGAGCCGTCCACCGGACTGGACCCGGAGGCCCGGGCCGCGGTGTGGCGGCTGATCCGTCAACTGCGGGCGGACGGCACCACGGTGGTGCTCACCACGCACTACCTGGAGGAGGCCGAGGAGCTCGCCGACCGGCTGGCGATCATGCACCACGGCCGGGTGGTCACCGGCGGCACGGTCGCCGAGGTGCTGGCCGCCCACCCGGCCCGGATCAGCTTCGAACTCCCCGAGCGCACCGGCCCGCACGCCTCGCTCGACCTGCCGGTCCTGCCCGGCGCGCGGCCGGAACTCGACGGCCGCCGGGTGCTGCTGCGCACCCCCGACCTCCAGGGCACCCTGACCGAGCTGCTCGGCTGGGCCGCCCGCCACCGGGTCGAGCTGGCCCGGCTGGACGCCCGCAGCGCCTCGCTGGAGGAGGCGTTCCTCGCCGTCGCCGCGTCCGGCGGCCCCGCCCCCGCCGCTGCCCCCGCCCGCCCCGAGACCGCCGGACGTGCCGCATGACCACCGCCGCCCCCACTCCCGCCGTCCCCGCCGGGCGCACCGGCCCCACCGGTCCCACCGGCCCCGCCGCCGCCCGCCGCTCCCCCGCTGCCCGGCTGCTCGCCCTCGGCCGGGCCGAGGTCACCCTGCTGAGCCGCAACCGCACCGCCCTGTTCATGGCCCTGGTGCTGCCGCTGGTCCTGGTCGGTTCGCTCCGCTCGGCGCTGCGGGCCGCCGCCGAGCGCACCGGCGGGCTGGACGTGAACGCCAACCTGGTGACCAGCTCGATGGGCGTCGTCCTGCTGATCGTCGTCTACTGCAACCTGACCACCGCGTACACCGCCCGCCGCACCGACCTGGTGCTGAAGCGGCTGCGCACCGGCGAGGCCGCCGACGCCGAGATCCTGCTCGGCACCGCGCTCCCCTCGATCGGGCTGGCCCTGCTCCAGTGCCTGCTGCTGGCCGTCGGCGGCGCGGCCGCGCTGCACCTGCGCGCCCCCGCGAACCCGCCGCTGGTGCTGCTCGGACTGGTCCTGTCCGCGACCCTGCTGACCGCCCTGGCGGCGCTGTCCAGCGCGGTGACCAGGAGCGTGGAGACGGCCGGTGTCACCACCCTGCCGCTGCTGCTGGTGGCGCAGCTCGGCTCCGGTCTGCTGATCCCGCTGGAGTCGCTGCCGGACGGGCTGGCGGACGCCTGCCGCCTGCTGCCGACCACCCCGGCCCTGCAACTGGTCCGGACCGGCTGGTTCGGCACCGACGGCACCGGCCCGTCCGAGGGCTTCCTCGGCAGCTGGGGCCCGGCCGCGCCGCCGCTGCTGCTCTCCCTGGTCTGGGCCGCCGCCGCGGTCTGGGCGGCCGGCCGCTGGTTCCGCTGGGAGCCGCGCCGCTAGATTCTCCGGAGCCGTCGAGAAACGAGGAACCGAGCCGTGCGGGTCAGCCGACCACGACCGGTCCGCCGCTGGCGGGCCCTGTCCAAGCCGCAGCGCACCGAGCTGTACATGCGCTGGTCGCTGTACGCGGTGGCGGTGCTGCAGGTGTTCGCGGTGTACGGCCTGCTGGGCAGCGCGTACGGGCAGCGGCGGGCCTCGGCCGTCGAGCTGCGGGTCGAGGTGCCGGGCACGCTGCTGGCGGCGGCGCTGAACGTGGTGCTGGTGCGCACCGGGCTGCCCGCCTACCTGGGCCGCCGCCCGCACCCGTACGGCTGGGCGGCGGTGTCGGGCGCGGTGTCGGCGGCGCTGTCGGCGGCGACCCTGCTGCTCGGGCCGCGCCCGCTGGACGGGGCGGAGACGTCCACGCCGGTGGCGGTCGTGACGATGACCTTCTGGATCGCCACCGCGGTCCTGGCCCTGCCGGTGCTCCGGGCGGTGGCGGCGGCGGTGGCCGGCCTGGCCGCGGTGGCGGTGGCGCTGCTGGCGGCGGGCGAGCCCGCCGGGTTCGTGCTGGGCGTGCTGCTCGGCTGCCTGATCGGCTCGGCGACGGCCGGGGCCACCGCCCGCGGCTCGGCGTGGACCGCGAAGGTGGTCTGGGAGCTGGACGGGGCCCGGGAGACCCAGGCCCGGCTGGCGGTCGCCGAGGAGCGGCTGCGCTTCTCCCGGGACCTGCACGACGTACTGGGCCGCAACCTGGCCACCATCGCGCTGAAGAGCGAGCTGGCGGTGCAGCTGGCCCGCCGTCAGCGCCCGGAGGCGGTGGACCAGATGACCGAGGTGCAGCGGATCGCGCAGGACTCGCAGCGCGAGGTCCGCGAGGTGGTGCGCGGCTACCGCACCGTCGAGCTGCACACCGAACTGGCCGGCGCCGCCTCGGTGCTGCGGGCGGCGAACGTCGACTGCCGCACCGAGCTGTCCGGCGCGGACCGCCTGCCCGCCGGGGCGCAGTCGGTGCTGGGCTGGGTGGTGCGGGAGGCGGCGACCAACGTGCTGCGGCACTCGGAGGCCGCGAACTGCCGCTTCCGGCTGCGGGTCTCCGGCGGGACGGCGCTGCTGGAGGTGGAGAACGACGGCGTGCCGGCCGTCCCGCCGCCGCGCGCGGAGGGCGCGGGCAGCGGGCTGCGCGGCCTGGGCGAGCGGCTGGCCGCGCACGGCGGCACCCTGACCGCGGCCGGCAGCGGCCCGGGGCGGTTCCGACTGACCGCCGAACTACCGACCACAGCGGGGGGAACCACGTCATGACCGGTCCGGTGCGGGTGCTGCTCGCGGACGACGAGCACCTGATCCGCGGCGCGCTGGCCGCGCTGCTCGCCCTGGAGGACGACCTGACGGTGGTCGCGGAGGCGGCGTCCGGCCCGGAGGCGCTGGCGATGGCCGCCGCGCACCGCCCGGACGTGGCGGTGCTGGACCTCCAGATGCCGGGCCTGGACGGCCTGGAGGTGGCGGCCGAGCTGCGCCACCGGCTGCCGGAGTGCCGGGTGATGATCGTGACCGGGCACGGCCGTCCCGGGTACCTGAAGCGGGCCCTGGAGGTCGGGGTGCGCGGCTTCCTGCCCAAGACCGTCTCGGCCTCCGACCTGGCCGGCATCATCCGCACCGTCCGGGCGGGCGGCCGCTACGTGGACCCGGAGCTGGCGGCGGAGGCGATCAGCGCGGGCGACTCCCCGCTGACCCCGCGCGAGACGGACGTGCTGGAGCTGGCCGCGGACGGCTCCCCGGTCGCCGAGATCGCCGAGCGGGCCCGGCTCTCCCCCGGCACGGTGCGCAACTACCTGTCCTCGGCCGCGGGCAAGCTCGGCGCGGAGAACCGGCACGCGGCGGTCCGGATCGCCCGCGAGCACGGCTGGCTGTAGGAGGCCCCGGGCGGGGACCCCCACAGCCGGCCGCGGCGGCGGGTCACTTCCAGTCGAGGCCGGTGAGCTTCTCGTACGCGTCGAGGTAGCGCTGCCGGGTGTGCGCGACGACCTCGTCGGGCAGCCGGGGCGGCGGGTTCTCGCTCCGGCGGTCCCAGCCGGAGGCGGGGGAGGTCAGCCAGTCACGGATGATCTGCTTGTCGAAGGACGGCTGGTCCTGGCCGGGCTGCCACGCGTCGGCGGGCCAGAAGCGCGAGGAGTCGGGGGTGAGCACCTCGTCGCCGATCACCAACTCGCCGCCCAACAGGCCGAATTCGAACTTGGTGTCGGCGAGGATCAGGCCGCGCTCGCGGGCGATGTCGCGGGCCCGGGAGTACACCGCGAGGGTGGTCTGGCGCAGGGTGGCGGCGAGTTCGGCGCCGATCCGGCGGGCGGTCTCCTCGTAGGAGACGTTCTCGTCGTGCTCGCCGACCTCGGCCTTGAGCGCGGGGGTGTAGATCGGACCGGGCAGTTCGGAGCCGTTCTCCAGGCCCGCGGGCAGGCCGATGCCGCACACCGTCTGGTCGGCCCGGTACTCCTCCAGCCCGGAGCCCGCCAGGTAGCCGCGGGCGACGCACTCCACCGGCACCATGTCGAGGCTGCGGCAGACCAGGGTGCGCCCGGCCCAGTCGGCGGGGGCGCCCTCGGGCGGCTCGGTGGAGACGACGTGGTGGGGGACGATGTCGGCGATCCGCTCGAACCACCACAGCGAGAGCTGGGTGAGCACGCGGCCCTTGTCGGGGATCTCGTTGGGCAGCACCCAGTCGTACGCGGAGGTCCGGTCGCTGGCCACCATCACCAGGTTGCCGCTGCCGTCCCGGTACAGGTCGCGCACCTTGCCGGTGTGCAGGTGGACCAGGCCGGGCACCTGGACCGGCTCGGGCTTGGTGACGAATCCGCTCACGCTCAGTCAGTCCTCACAGCTGGGGGGCTCTGCGGGCGAGTCTTTCACGCCGGTGCGGTCAGGAGTCGGTTCGCCCCTCCTTGCAGAGGTGGTCCAGCAGGTTGGCGGTGGCCCGCTGGATCCGCTCGTCGGTGTGGCCGGGCCGGTCCAGCGCGGGCGACCAGGCGAACGTCCCGGCGGCGAACACGTAGGCGCCGCTGGGCGCCCGGTAGAGCGAGGTCTCCTGGTGGGTGGCCCGCCCGGCGGCGTCCCGGTACGGGGAGTGGGCGAGCAGGACGCGTTCGGTGTGGGCGGGCAGCGGGACCTTCGGGTAGTAGCGGTCAGCCTCCCCGGCGACCAGGTCGGGCAGTTCGTCGCCGTCCGCCAGCCCGGTGCCCTGCCACAGCCAGTGACCGGTGTTGCGGGCCACCAGCGGCACCGGCGCGGGCACGCTGCCCGCGTACTGGATGCCCAGCAGGTGCTGCTCGGGCTCCCCGGCGTCCCGCCACAGCGCGGACGCCGCGCCCGGCACCCCGGCGGCGGGGTGGTCGGCGGCGACCCGCTGGCGCTTGCGGCAGTTCAGCAGCCGGGACGGTTCGCCGTTCGGCCCGGCCGACAGCTCGACCCGCCAGTACACGGCGTTCGCGGACAGGAAGACCAGCGAGGTGCCGCCGTCCCGGGCCCGCTCGGCGGCCCGCCGCATCGGCTCCGACCAGTACTCGTCGTGCCCGGGGAAGACCAGCGCCTTGTAGCGGGAGGCGTCCACCAGCCCGGCGTGCAGGTCGGTGGCGGTGGCGTAGCCCAGGTCGTAGCCGTAGCGCTCGGCCCAGCGGATGAAGTCGTAGGCGTGCCCGACGTGCAGCGGCAGCCCGGCCCCGGCGTGCGGCCGGTCGAAGGAGACCGTGACGGCCGCCTCGGCCTCCCCCACCAGGTGCCCGGCGCCGTCCCAGGCGTGGTAGAGGCTGGCCCCCAGGTGCCCGTCCTCGGGGAACAGGTTGTACGCCTGCCAGGTCACGTCGGGCAGCACCAGCAGCAGGTCGGCCGGGGCGAAGTCCCGTACGGTGAACGGGATGTGGCTGCGGTGGCCGCCGTC
This is a stretch of genomic DNA from Kitasatospora fiedleri. It encodes these proteins:
- a CDS encoding histone-like nucleoid-structuring protein Lsr2; its protein translation is MAQRVVVTLSDDLDGGTAAETVHFGVDGKSYEIDLSADNAEKLREALAPFVAAGRRQSRSGKSFRRTALTPDPAAVRAWAQSNGHELPARGRIPKHVYEAFAESN
- a CDS encoding ABC transporter ATP-binding protein, producing the protein MTDTSRSRPAVEARGLHRRYGPSGPAGFEAVRGLDLDVAPGELFALLGTNGAGKTSTLEVLEGLAAPSGGEVRVLGLDPLRERAALRPRIGVMLQEGGFPGELTVAETGRCWAGLTTGARAVDEALDLVGLLPRRAVRVKQLSGGERRRLDLATALLGRPEVLFLDEPSTGLDPEARAAVWRLIRQLRADGTTVVLTTHYLEEAEELADRLAIMHHGRVVTGGTVAEVLAAHPARISFELPERTGPHASLDLPVLPGARPELDGRRVLLRTPDLQGTLTELLGWAARHRVELARLDARSASLEEAFLAVAASGGPAPAAAPARPETAGRAA
- a CDS encoding N,N-dimethylformamidase beta subunit family domain-containing protein yields the protein MGTESNRRWESGTLAHGVSDPFGQGPLPWLRSPDHYLADGEGVVPWYVSVDAPGQRPVDGPARPRPAVSGPRNADDVRRQIKGFASAGTARPGGAVDFRVTVNPPQEFQVDVYRIGHDAGDGARQVYSSPLISGLAQPAPMVADRTVSCHHWWQSWRLQVPADWRSGAYVAVLTTADGGHRSHIPFTVRDFAPADLLLVLPDVTWQAYNLFPEDGHLGASLYHAWDGAGHLVGEAEAAVTVSFDRPHAGAGLPLHVGHAYDFIRWAERYGYDLGYATATDLHAGLVDASRYKALVFPGHDEYWSEPMRRAAERARDGGTSLVFLSANAVYWRVELSAGPNGEPSRLLNCRKRQRVAADHPAAGVPGAASALWRDAGEPEQHLLGIQYAGSVPAPVPLVARNTGHWLWQGTGLADGDELPDLVAGEADRYYPKVPLPAHTERVLLAHSPYRDAAGRATHQETSLYRAPSGAYVFAAGTFAWSPALDRPGHTDERIQRATANLLDHLCKEGRTDS
- the purQ gene encoding phosphoribosylformylglycinamidine synthase subunit PurQ, encoding MTTRIGVVTFPGSLDDRDAQRAVRLAGAEPVALWHRDKDLHQVDAVVLPGGFSYGDYLRCGAISRFSPVMDTVIEQAKLGMPVLGICNGFQVLCESHLLPGALTRNDSLHFICRDQKLRIENADTAWTRDYSAGQEIVVPLKNGEGRFVADGHVLDELEAEGRIVARYLDVNPNGSYRDIAGITNAAGNVVGLMPHPEHAVEPLTGPTTEGLGFFTSVLKQLVNA
- a CDS encoding sensor histidine kinase — protein: MRVSRPRPVRRWRALSKPQRTELYMRWSLYAVAVLQVFAVYGLLGSAYGQRRASAVELRVEVPGTLLAAALNVVLVRTGLPAYLGRRPHPYGWAAVSGAVSAALSAATLLLGPRPLDGAETSTPVAVVTMTFWIATAVLALPVLRAVAAAVAGLAAVAVALLAAGEPAGFVLGVLLGCLIGSATAGATARGSAWTAKVVWELDGARETQARLAVAEERLRFSRDLHDVLGRNLATIALKSELAVQLARRQRPEAVDQMTEVQRIAQDSQREVREVVRGYRTVELHTELAGAASVLRAANVDCRTELSGADRLPAGAQSVLGWVVREAATNVLRHSEAANCRFRLRVSGGTALLEVENDGVPAVPPPRAEGAGSGLRGLGERLAAHGGTLTAAGSGPGRFRLTAELPTTAGGTTS
- a CDS encoding ABC transporter permease; protein product: MTTAAPTPAVPAGRTGPTGPTGPAAARRSPAARLLALGRAEVTLLSRNRTALFMALVLPLVLVGSLRSALRAAAERTGGLDVNANLVTSSMGVVLLIVVYCNLTTAYTARRTDLVLKRLRTGEAADAEILLGTALPSIGLALLQCLLLAVGGAAALHLRAPANPPLVLLGLVLSATLLTALAALSSAVTRSVETAGVTTLPLLLVAQLGSGLLIPLESLPDGLADACRLLPTTPALQLVRTGWFGTDGTGPSEGFLGSWGPAAPPLLLSLVWAAAAVWAAGRWFRWEPRR
- a CDS encoding phosphoribosylaminoimidazolesuccinocarboxamide synthase yields the protein MSGFVTKPEPVQVPGLVHLHTGKVRDLYRDGSGNLVMVASDRTSAYDWVLPNEIPDKGRVLTQLSLWWFERIADIVPHHVVSTEPPEGAPADWAGRTLVCRSLDMVPVECVARGYLAGSGLEEYRADQTVCGIGLPAGLENGSELPGPIYTPALKAEVGEHDENVSYEETARRIGAELAATLRQTTLAVYSRARDIARERGLILADTKFEFGLLGGELVIGDEVLTPDSSRFWPADAWQPGQDQPSFDKQIIRDWLTSPASGWDRRSENPPPRLPDEVVAHTRQRYLDAYEKLTGLDWK
- the purS gene encoding phosphoribosylformylglycinamidine synthase subunit PurS, whose protein sequence is MARVVVDVMLKPEILDPQGQAVQRALPRLGFAGIADVRQGKRFELELEGPVDDAALARIREAAETFLANTVIEDFTVRIEDGDAK
- a CDS encoding response regulator transcription factor, with translation MTGPVRVLLADDEHLIRGALAALLALEDDLTVVAEAASGPEALAMAAAHRPDVAVLDLQMPGLDGLEVAAELRHRLPECRVMIVTGHGRPGYLKRALEVGVRGFLPKTVSASDLAGIIRTVRAGGRYVDPELAAEAISAGDSPLTPRETDVLELAADGSPVAEIAERARLSPGTVRNYLSSAAGKLGAENRHAAVRIAREHGWL